One window of Xanthomonas sp. 10-10 genomic DNA carries:
- a CDS encoding TolB-like protein, producing MQLRWTPLALAASLLFVPSASGLAEFGIEGMGVVSTPANEAHATLSPDGQRIVWASDRAGGPGGWDLWQAHLRGGRWQDAQPLPINTAQDEITPLFSADGRWLLFASSRPGGTGGSDLYRVPVDAQGGLGAVQSLGAAINSRGNERAPSLSLDGTHLLFASDGHGGAGGMDVLVARWDGRAFTAPAPLRDINTGADELDAAWLGDGRGLVWARGAVDGPSQLLLATCSNGHYAQDQALPLSFNGPQERTFGAVVDAAKPGELLVTGSARAPRAGQLDIYRMKAPAVEGDASCR from the coding sequence CTTGCCGAGTTCGGCATCGAAGGCATGGGCGTGGTGTCCACACCGGCCAACGAGGCGCACGCCACGCTCAGCCCGGATGGGCAACGCATCGTCTGGGCCAGCGACCGCGCCGGTGGCCCCGGTGGCTGGGACCTGTGGCAGGCGCATCTGCGCGGCGGGCGCTGGCAGGACGCGCAGCCGCTGCCGATCAATACCGCCCAGGACGAGATCACGCCGTTGTTCAGTGCCGATGGGCGCTGGCTGCTGTTCGCCTCGTCGCGGCCGGGCGGCACCGGTGGCAGCGACCTGTACCGCGTGCCGGTGGATGCGCAGGGTGGCCTGGGCGCGGTGCAATCGTTGGGCGCGGCGATCAACAGCCGCGGCAACGAGCGCGCGCCCAGCCTGTCGCTGGACGGCACGCACCTGCTGTTCGCCAGCGATGGCCACGGCGGCGCCGGCGGCATGGATGTGTTGGTGGCGCGCTGGGATGGGCGCGCGTTCACCGCACCTGCGCCACTGCGCGACATCAATACCGGCGCCGACGAACTGGATGCGGCCTGGCTTGGCGACGGGCGTGGCCTGGTATGGGCGCGCGGTGCAGTCGATGGCCCCAGCCAGTTGTTGCTGGCCACATGCAGCAACGGGCACTACGCCCAGGACCAGGCCTTGCCGCTGTCGTTCAACGGGCCGCAGGAGCGCACGTTCGGCGCGGTGGTGGATGCGGCCAAACCGGGCGAGCTGCTGGTCACCGGCAGCGCGCGCGCACCACGCGCGGGGCAACTGGATATCTACCGGATGAAGGCGCCGGCGGTGGAGGGAGATGCCAGCTGCCGTTGA
- a CDS encoding sulfite reductase flavoprotein subunit alpha, which yields MFKTVLFQLHWLLGITAGLVLSVMGVTGALMSFENEIVRLANPAIAQLAVRHAADERALPVDVLLQRLDLTPRDAGKQQAVTRMLIDPTGARPSTARLAGKGGGRVYFDPYTGERVAAPRLSGAFAFIEDLHRHLTAGKRGQAVTGACTLILLFFCASGLYLRWPRRWWSLRTWWAVEWRRQGRSFLWSLHAVFGTWCLLVYLLVALTGLTWSYDWYRDGMVALLGKEPAMRGDGGEHRPATVDFARVQRTLDGIPGTHHAALDLRVPTRAGQPMSVRFLPDRPDHDRAYDNLEIDAASGALLRRQDYAQLPRGQQWLVSMFPLHSGSFFGLPGRIVVMLASIGMSVFFISGWMLYLDRRRKKRELRAARVLLQGAPPASQAEPWLIAFASQSGFAERLAWQAAGHLQAAGLPVQVRALAQVDAPQLQATRHALLVISTFGDGEPPDAARGFERELLRQRIALPQLAYAVLALGDRQYAQFCGFSRRIEQWLDAQGARALFPAVEMDNADPQALAQWHAQLAQIAGAPVAAVALTRPRLTQWTLSARTHLNPGSEGAPIWRIDLQPSLQAHWQAGDILEVQPAHADAQVRACLAAWGLSPDALVHVDAQLLPLHQAAAERVLPPPPAAPPAPCPDPQAWLDACDWLPTRDYSLASVPADGVATAVVRLTARSDGSPGLGSGWLICHATMGAAVRARLRTNPGFHRVEAAPMVLIGNGTGIAGLRALLREAELAGVHGHWLLFGERQAAHDGLFADELQAWHARGHLQQLDRVFSRDQAHKRYVQHHLRETGDALRHWIDRGAVIHVCGSLDSMAREVDVTLRDLLGETRLESLTAAGRYRRDVY from the coding sequence GTGTTCAAGACGGTTCTGTTCCAACTGCACTGGCTGCTCGGCATCACGGCCGGGTTGGTGCTGTCGGTGATGGGCGTGACCGGCGCGCTGATGTCCTTCGAAAACGAAATCGTGCGGCTGGCCAACCCGGCCATCGCGCAGCTGGCCGTGCGGCATGCCGCCGACGAGCGCGCGTTGCCAGTGGATGTGTTGTTGCAGCGGCTCGACCTGACTCCGCGCGATGCAGGAAAACAGCAGGCGGTGACACGCATGCTGATCGACCCCACCGGCGCGCGGCCTTCCACCGCACGTCTGGCAGGCAAGGGCGGCGGGCGCGTGTACTTCGACCCTTACACCGGCGAGCGCGTTGCCGCGCCGCGCTTGAGTGGCGCGTTTGCGTTTATCGAAGACCTGCACCGCCATCTGACTGCGGGCAAGCGCGGCCAGGCAGTGACCGGGGCATGTACCTTGATCCTGCTGTTTTTCTGCGCGTCCGGGCTGTATCTGCGTTGGCCGCGGCGCTGGTGGAGCCTGCGGACCTGGTGGGCGGTGGAATGGCGGCGGCAGGGGCGCAGTTTTCTGTGGAGCCTGCATGCGGTGTTCGGCACCTGGTGCCTGCTGGTCTACCTGCTGGTCGCGCTGACCGGGCTGACCTGGTCGTACGACTGGTATCGCGACGGCATGGTGGCCTTGCTCGGCAAGGAGCCGGCCATGCGCGGCGACGGGGGCGAGCATCGGCCGGCGACGGTGGATTTCGCGCGCGTGCAGCGCACTCTGGACGGTATCCCGGGCACCCATCACGCCGCGTTGGATCTGCGGGTCCCCACCCGTGCCGGGCAGCCGATGAGCGTACGGTTCTTGCCGGACCGGCCCGACCACGACCGCGCCTACGACAATCTGGAAATCGACGCCGCCAGCGGCGCCTTGCTGCGTCGCCAGGATTACGCGCAGTTGCCGCGCGGCCAGCAGTGGCTGGTGAGCATGTTCCCCCTGCACTCGGGCAGTTTTTTCGGATTGCCGGGGCGCATCGTGGTGATGCTGGCGAGCATCGGCATGTCGGTGTTCTTCATCAGCGGCTGGATGCTGTACCTGGATCGCCGCCGCAAGAAGCGCGAGTTGCGCGCCGCACGCGTGCTGCTGCAGGGCGCGCCGCCGGCCTCGCAGGCCGAGCCGTGGTTGATCGCCTTCGCCAGCCAGAGCGGCTTTGCCGAGCGGCTGGCCTGGCAGGCGGCCGGGCATCTGCAGGCGGCCGGCCTGCCGGTGCAGGTGCGCGCGCTGGCGCAGGTGGATGCGCCGCAGTTGCAGGCCACCCGGCACGCCTTGCTGGTGATCAGCACGTTCGGCGATGGCGAGCCGCCGGACGCGGCGCGCGGATTCGAGCGCGAACTGCTGCGCCAGCGCATCGCCTTGCCGCAGCTGGCTTACGCGGTACTGGCACTGGGCGACCGCCAATATGCGCAGTTTTGCGGATTTTCGCGGCGCATCGAGCAGTGGCTGGACGCGCAGGGCGCACGCGCGTTGTTCCCCGCCGTGGAAATGGACAACGCCGACCCGCAGGCGCTTGCGCAATGGCATGCGCAGCTGGCGCAGATTGCCGGCGCGCCGGTGGCCGCTGTCGCGCTGACGCGGCCGCGCCTGACGCAGTGGACGCTGTCCGCGCGCACGCATCTCAACCCGGGCAGCGAGGGGGCGCCGATCTGGCGCATCGACCTGCAGCCATCGCTGCAGGCGCACTGGCAGGCGGGCGATATCCTCGAGGTGCAGCCTGCGCACGCCGATGCGCAGGTGCGTGCATGTCTGGCGGCGTGGGGCCTTTCGCCCGATGCATTGGTGCATGTCGATGCGCAGTTGCTGCCGCTGCATCAGGCCGCCGCCGAGCGTGTGCTGCCGCCGCCGCCGGCCGCGCCGCCAGCGCCGTGTCCCGATCCACAGGCCTGGCTGGATGCCTGCGACTGGCTGCCTACGCGCGACTATTCGCTGGCCAGCGTGCCGGCCGATGGCGTGGCCACGGCGGTGGTGCGCCTGACCGCCCGCAGCGATGGCAGCCCAGGGCTGGGCTCGGGCTGGCTGATCTGCCATGCGACGATGGGTGCGGCGGTGCGCGCGCGGTTGCGCACCAATCCCGGCTTCCATCGCGTCGAAGCGGCGCCGATGGTATTGATCGGCAACGGCACCGGCATCGCCGGTTTACGTGCCTTGTTGCGCGAGGCCGAGCTGGCCGGCGTGCACGGGCATTGGCTGCTGTTCGGCGAACGGCAGGCCGCGCACGATGGTCTGTTTGCCGACGAACTCCAGGCCTGGCATGCACGTGGCCATCTGCAGCAGCTGGACCGGGTGTTCTCGCGCGACCAGGCGCACAAGCGCTACGTGCAGCATCACTTGCGCGAGACCGGCGACGCCTTGCGCCACTGGATCGATCGCGGTGCGGTGATCCATGTCTGCGGCAGCCTGGATAGCATGGCGCGTGAGGTCGATGTCACGCTGCGCGACTTGCTGGGCGAGACGCGGCTGGAGTCGCTGACCGCAGCGGGACGTTATCGGCGCGATGTGTATTGA